Proteins encoded together in one Actinomycetota bacterium window:
- a CDS encoding NAD(P)/FAD-dependent oxidoreductase: MRYLIIGNGGAGVRAAQVIRSRDAEGEIIIVDRETHPCYYRMRLPDYISGWRERDSVFFVDESFYSQNRIEFRRGERVTGVDTRSRLVRLEGGEELRYERLLIAAGARPRELACPGATLDGVVYLRTLDQADEIIRRGKEAEAAVALGGGLLGVEMARAFREMGLATSYLIREDRFWPQMLDVQGSSLVEKRLEEKGIELRKGEGIETIEEKDGRVAAVRTTSGEVLPADMVGVAIGVVSNLEFLEGSGLETDRGVLVDAGLRASLPDVYAAGDIAQALDVGSGEHRLVTSWLNAQRQGETAGINMSGGEASLEAVIPYNVIVIYGLPVACIGLDLPPQEEGYETLTGDYPRDGRYRKLVLREGVLVGATFIGEVREAQAAEALIRSRADISAWRDRLFEPGFDLRRLLEELKG, translated from the coding sequence ATGCGTTACCTGATCATCGGAAACGGGGGGGCCGGGGTCCGCGCCGCCCAGGTGATCCGTTCCCGGGACGCGGAGGGCGAGATCATCATCGTGGACCGCGAGACTCACCCCTGCTACTACCGCATGAGGCTTCCCGACTACATCAGCGGATGGCGAGAGAGGGACTCCGTCTTCTTCGTGGACGAATCGTTCTACAGCCAGAACCGCATCGAGTTCCGGCGCGGGGAAAGGGTGACGGGAGTGGATACGCGCAGCCGCCTGGTGAGGCTCGAGGGAGGGGAGGAGCTGCGCTATGAACGGCTGCTCATCGCCGCGGGCGCCCGGCCGCGCGAGCTGGCCTGCCCCGGCGCCACGCTGGACGGCGTGGTCTACCTGCGCACCCTGGACCAAGCGGACGAGATCATACGGCGGGGAAAGGAGGCTGAGGCCGCGGTGGCCCTCGGAGGGGGTCTGCTGGGGGTGGAGATGGCCCGGGCCTTCAGGGAGATGGGCCTCGCCACCTCGTACCTCATCCGCGAGGACCGTTTCTGGCCCCAGATGCTCGACGTCCAAGGCTCCTCGCTGGTGGAGAAGAGACTGGAAGAAAAAGGCATCGAGCTCCGCAAGGGTGAGGGCATCGAGACAATAGAGGAAAAGGACGGACGGGTAGCAGCGGTGCGGACGACCTCGGGCGAGGTGCTGCCCGCGGACATGGTGGGCGTGGCCATCGGGGTGGTGTCCAACCTGGAGTTCCTGGAGGGGAGCGGGCTGGAGACGGACCGAGGCGTCCTGGTGGACGCGGGCTTGCGCGCCTCCCTCCCCGACGTCTACGCGGCGGGAGACATCGCCCAGGCGCTGGACGTCGGCAGCGGCGAGCACCGCCTGGTCACCTCGTGGCTCAACGCCCAGCGGCAGGGAGAGACGGCGGGCATCAACATGAGCGGGGGCGAGGCCTCCCTGGAGGCGGTCATCCCCTACAACGTCATCGTCATCTACGGCCTACCCGTGGCCTGCATCGGGCTCGACCTGCCGCCGCAGGAAGAAGGCTACGAGACGCTGACCGGCGATTACCCCCGCGACGGCAGGTACCGCAAGCTGGTGTTGCGCGAGGGCGTCCTGGTGGGCGCGACCTTCATCGGCGAAGTGAGAGAGGCGCAGGCCGCGGAGGCGCTCATCAGGTCGCGGGCCGACATCTCCGCGTGGCGCGACCGCCTCTTCGAGCCGGGCTTCGACCTGCGTCGCCTGCTGGAGGAATTGAAGGGCTGA
- a CDS encoding 4Fe-4S binding protein: MGEPSDKRPVFDADECTGCGLCVDECPNDCIDLNDDDVAFLARPEDCDGCGTCAEECPSEAISME, translated from the coding sequence ATGGGAGAGCCAAGCGACAAGAGGCCCGTTTTCGACGCGGACGAGTGCACCGGCTGTGGGCTGTGTGTTGACGAATGCCCCAACGACTGCATCGACCTCAACGACGACGACGTGGCCTTCCTCGCCAGGCCCGAGGATTGCGACGGTTGCGGCACCTGCGCGGAGGAGTGCCCTTCCGAAGCCATCTCCATGGAGTGA